The sequence GAATCAAGCAATCAACTAATTTAACTCCTTTAGTTTCAGTAATTATTCCGGCATATAATGCAGAAAATTTTATAACTACAACCTTAGAATCTGTACTATCTCAAACTTATAAAAATTTTGAAGTTTTAGTAATAGATGATGGTTCGCAAGATACAACAGCAGAAATTGTAAAATGTTTTGCTCAAAAAGACAGCCGAGTCACTTTACTCCAACAAGAAAATTTTGGAGTAGCAGCAGCTCGTAATTTAGGAATTAATCAATCTCAGGGAGAATTTATTGCGCCTATAGATGCTGATGATATTTGGTATCCACAAAATTTAGAAAAACAGGTGCAATGTCTTTTGCAGGCAGACACATCTGTAGGTTTAGTTTATTCCTGGTCAGTGGATATTAACGAACAAGGTAAATTAACTGGGAATTTCCGAGCTTCAAGTATTGAGGGAGATGTTTTCACAACTTTGCTATGTCATAACTTTCTAGGAAATGCGAGTTCAACTTTGATTCGACGTAGTTGTATAGAAAAAATCGGAGTTTATAACTGTGAATTAAAAGCACAAAATGCCCAAGGATGTGAAGATTGGGACTTTTATCTACGAATTGCAGAACATTTTAAATTTAAAGTTATTCCAGAGTTTTGTATTGGCTACCGCAAGATTGCGAATACCATGTCTGGTGACTATAAAAAAATGGCAAAATCTCATGATTTGATGTTGAAAGAAATTCAAACAAGACATAGAAAAATTCCCACCATATTTTATCGATTATCGAGGAGTAGTTTTTATATGTACTTAGCACGACAGAGTAACGTGTATAACAATCATCATCAGGCTCTATATTGGCTATCTCAAGCATTAAAGGTAGACTTCATTACACCTTTTTTTCGGATTGGTTTATATACCCTAACAATTAAAAGTTTATTTGGACTAATTGCTAGTAATCAGGATATTACTATTGATAACTTTGATAAACGGCGATTGGGTCGCATCTATTTTCAACTCTTCGTAGGAAGAGTATTTCATCGTTTATCACTTAGCAAATAACTTCTCTTTTATTACTGTAAAAAAGAACCAAGGAATTTAATTTTATGTTGTATCCAATTAAAGTAGTAGATGTTGAATTAAGTCTTCCCTTACAAGACATTCAAGATTTAGAGAGCTATATGCAAGTACAAGCATTAGTGCGCTTGCATGGTTTGCCAATTGGTTATGTGAAAGCCCCGGTTACTAATGGAAAGTGTCTGGCGACAAGTTTAAGTAAGCTAATTTTAGAACAATATAGTGAAACGATTATCAATCGTCTTTTAGAAAATGGTTTAGCAGCATCAACAACCAGAGAAAGTCTGAAAATTGAAGATTTATTTGATTTGCCGCAGCCAGAAATTAGAGATAATTTACCATTAGTAACCGTTGCGGTATGCACGAGAGATAGAACTTCTGATTTAGAATTATGTTTATCAGGATTAAAACAACTAGATTATCCTAATTTAGATATTTTAGTTATCGATAATGCTCCCAGTAATGAGGAGACTAAAAACTTAGTTGAAAGTTGTCCAGGTATTCGTTATGTTTGCGAACCTCGTCCGGGTTTAGATTGGGCAAGAAACAGAGCTATTATTGAAGCTAAAGGCGAAATTATTGCTTATACCGATGATGATGTTGTGGTTGACTGTGGTTGGGTAAAAGCTTTAGCAAAAGTATTTACCGAAAATCCAGAAGTTATGGCTTTAACTGGCTTAGTGGTGCCTTATGAATTAGAAACCGAAGCTCAAGTATTATTTGAGATGTATGGAGGTTTTGGTAGGGGTTTTGAACGCAAATGGTATCGGGTAAATAAAGGAGAAAAAGTCCCCGATTACTTATTAGGTACCGGACAATTTGGTACGGGTGCAAATATGGCTTATCGCCGTTGTGTATTCGATGAAATTGGTTATTTCGATCCAGCTTTAGATGTTGGTACAGTAACTAATGGTGCTGGCGA comes from Rivularia sp. PCC 7116 and encodes:
- a CDS encoding glycosyltransferase family A protein; the protein is MHSLTINEKRIKQSTNLTPLVSVIIPAYNAENFITTTLESVLSQTYKNFEVLVIDDGSQDTTAEIVKCFAQKDSRVTLLQQENFGVAAARNLGINQSQGEFIAPIDADDIWYPQNLEKQVQCLLQADTSVGLVYSWSVDINEQGKLTGNFRASSIEGDVFTTLLCHNFLGNASSTLIRRSCIEKIGVYNCELKAQNAQGCEDWDFYLRIAEHFKFKVIPEFCIGYRKIANTMSGDYKKMAKSHDLMLKEIQTRHRKIPTIFYRLSRSSFYMYLARQSNVYNNHHQALYWLSQALKVDFITPFFRIGLYTLTIKSLFGLIASNQDITIDNFDKRRLGRIYFQLFVGRVFHRLSLSK